A single window of Aspergillus flavus chromosome 4, complete sequence DNA harbors:
- a CDS encoding SH3 domain protein, with amino-acid sequence MVHAHNHHHGPSLEARSPDHDDDGQEVTVVYVTASADFDGPIGGYVTGEDPKTKTAAATVGVGPAVQQSRTSTKEEPTTTEKPSKKTTAVETKPTATTKIETTETTKEQPTKTKETTKATEKETSTTDQKDTPTAMTTFSTATSSTSSLSNTGLEEAAATHTSSLDKSAASSTALPGASGSEGLTGGAKAGIAIGVILGVGLIAVFIFFFMRKKRQGQKIDEIEPENEKAFAASSVAPPPPPPKFEPMTPTKPPQLNVRPVTQFAPDLTPSATGALSAAGAGATLGATAAASRNLTEHASPPHTPQSNAGTSDPFTDPVNPFSNQAEAPSPSNVARPINPPTAPETMTPPDPVPAEAAVGAAAAGAVVAAAAGGAAVAAVASSKSTENDHPSQPESSEPKIDSQPEHAETSPVNAPDDNEAPGPSPPVVAAVPAFGPSEHGPPPPPAPTNVHRVQMDFSPSMEDELELHVGQLVRLLHEYDDGWALCIRMDHSQQGVVPRSCLSSRPVKPRARPPPGAVPGPRGPQMMGPHGPKPPGAMPNPRFYPPGGRPMSPARPMSPGRPMSPAHPGYAGPPPPRPHPQRPMSPAQFPPAPRSFSPGPGPRPMPPRSMSPGPYGLPGMQRPEMPVNQRQRSNSAGGPVPRTTGPPGPSPLAAPRTPPPSGALPAVPNPAPAPTSAPVEAPVPGSNTPPQ; translated from the coding sequence ATGGTTCATGCCCATAATCACCACCATGGCCCCAGCCTGGAGGCACGAAGTCCCGACCATGACGATGACGGACAAGAAGTCACGGTGGTTTATGTGACTGCTTCCGCAGACTTTGATGGTCCTATAGGTGGTTATGTGACAGGTGAAGacccaaagacaaagactgCCGCTGCCACAGTCGGCGTTGGCCCTGCAGTTCAACAAAGTCGCACATCTACAAAGGAGGAGCCAACTACGACTGAGAAACCATCGAAGAAAACTACGGCAGTGGAGACGAAGCCAACAGCCACCACCAAGATTGAGACGACTGAGACCACCAAGGAACAGCCGACTAAGACGAAAGAGACTACTAAGGCAACTGAGAAAGAGACATCCACGACCGATCAGAAGGACACCCCAACAGCAATGACTACCTTCTCAACAGCTacctcctccacttcctccttgtccaATACTGGATTGGAAGAGGCTGCTGCCACGCATACGTCGTCTTTGGATAAATCAGCTGCTTCGTCAACCGCTCTTCCTGGAGCGTCTGGGTCTGAAGGCCTTACAGGAGGTGCAAAAGCGGGTATTGCGATTGGCGTAATTCTCGGGGTCGGCTTGATCGcggttttcattttctttttcatgcGCAAAAAGAGGCAGGGCCAAAAAATTGACGAAATAGAGCCCGAAAATGAGAAAGCATTTGCTGCCAGCAGCGTAGCACCTCCGCCGCCTCCGCCCAAATTTGAGCCGATGACTCCTACCAAGCCACCGCAGCTCAACGTTCGGCCGGTGACCCAGTTTGCACCCGATCTCACCCCCTCTGCCACAGGCGCTCTCTCTGCGGCTGGTGCAGGCGCAACTCTCGGAGCAACCGCCGCTGCATCGCGCAACCTCACTGAACACGCCTCACCACCCCACACTCCGCAATCGAATGCAGGCACCTCGGATCCTTTCACTGACCCGGTGAATCCCTTCAGTAACCAGGCGGAGGCCCCATCCCCCAGTAATGTGGCCAGACCGATAAACCCTCCAACTGCCCCTGAAACCATGACGCCTCCAGATCCGGTTCCTGCTGAAGCCGCTGTAGGAGCGGCTGCTGCAGGTGCGGTGGTGGCTGCAGCGGCTGGAGGTGCTGCAGTTGCTGCAGTTGCTTCTTCCAAGTCTACTGAGAATGATCATCCTAGTCAACCCGAAAGCTCTGAGCCGAAGATTGACTCTCAGCCTGAACATGCGGAAACGAGCCCTGTCAATGCTCCAGACGACAATGAGGCACCTGGTCCTAGTCCtcctgttgttgctgcaGTTCCTGCTTTTGGTCCTTCTGAACATGGTCCACCTCCCCCTCCAGCTCCTACCAATGTGCATCGCGTACAGATGGACTTCAGTCCTTCCATGGAAGATGAATTGGAGCTTCATGTCGGTCAGCTTGTTCGCCTCCTCCATGAATACGATGACGGGTGGGCTCTCTGTATCAGAATGGATCATTCACAGCAAGGAGTGGTCCCTCGTTCATGTCTCTCTTCTCGCCCTGTGAAGCCTCGGGCTCGTCCTCCTCCGGGGGCTGTCCCTGGTCCACGTGGTCCACAAATGATGGGACCCCATGGCCCTAAGCCTCCTGGTGCTATGCCAAATCCTCGTTTCTATCCCCCAGGTGGTCGCCCAATGTCGCCAGCGCGCCCCATGTCCCCAGGACGTCCCATGTCTCCGGCTCATCCTGGCTATGCTGGGCCCCCGCCACCGCGTCCTCATCCACAGCGCCCGATGTCCCCTGCTCAATTTCCTCCTGCTCCCCGATCATTCTCGCCAGGGCCAGGCCCTCGACCAATGCCGCCTCGCTCGATGAGCCCGGGCCCTTACGGTCTCCCAGGAATGCAACGACCGGAGATGCCTGTCAATCAGCGGCAACGTAGCAACAGTGCTGGCGGGCCAGTCCCACGCACCACCGGGCCACCAGGGCCAAGTCCCTTGGCTGCTCCTCGAACTCCACCTCCATCAGGCGCGCTGCCAGCAGTTCCCAACCCGGCCCCAGCCCCCACTTCAGCCCCGGTCGAAGCTCCAGTCCCGGGAAGTAACACGCCACCCCAGTGA